The DNA window TGAATCACGCCGGGGAGAGCGGCCAATACATCAAGATCCACATCGAAACTCTCAAACGCCAGGTAGTTTGTCGCGAGACCCTCAAGCAACACATTCGGTTTCCCAAGCGCCCGGATTCGGCCATCGCACACCATGGCGATCCGATCGCAAAGTTTTTCGGCTTCTTCCATATAATGCGTCGTGACCAGGATGGTGGTTCCTTGTTCCTTCAGGGTATAGATGACTTCCCATAACTCACGGCGGGCCTGCGGATCGAGCCCCATGCTCGGTTCATCCAAAAACACGATTTCGGGTTGATGCAAAACGGATAAAGCGAGCGTTACACGCTGTTTCCATCCACCGGAAAGATCCTTGAAATACGAATTGAGTTTGTCTTTCAAATGTAATTGTTCAATGATGTCCACCAGGACATGATGTGTGTCATAAAAAGAGGCAAACAGATTTATCGCTTCTTTGACCTTCATTAACTCCTGTATGGATGCGGCCTGGAACTGCACCCCAATTTTTTTATTTAATTGATAGCGGTCGGATTCCTTGCCGGGGTCATAGCCGAGAACATGCACGTTTCCGGAATCTCTTTTCCGCAGCCCTTCCAGGATCTCAATGGTTGTGGTCTTACCGGCTCCGTTCGGACCGATGATACCGAAAATTTCGCCTCTTTCGACTGTAAACGAAACCCCCTGTACGGCTCGAGTTTCCCCGTACTGTTTGGTCAAGCCTTCAACTTCAATGACATGTGGCACTTTTTTCTCCTTCTCTCATAAAAAATGAATGGATTTTTGCTCTTCAGTCTTGCATCATAATATCGGTTTTGTTTTTCAAAAAAAGGTTATTCCGGCAGCCACCCTTTGTTTTCGGCAATGGCGACGGCATCCATCCGGTTTTTGGCTTCCAGCTTCTGAATAATTTCGGAGATGTAGTTGCGAATCGTAGCTGGAGAGAGA is part of the Pueribacillus theae genome and encodes:
- a CDS encoding ABC transporter ATP-binding protein, with the translated sequence MPHVIEVEGLTKQYGETRAVQGVSFTVERGEIFGIIGPNGAGKTTTIEILEGLRKRDSGNVHVLGYDPGKESDRYQLNKKIGVQFQAASIQELMKVKEAINLFASFYDTHHVLVDIIEQLHLKDKLNSYFKDLSGGWKQRVTLALSVLHQPEIVFLDEPSMGLDPQARRELWEVIYTLKEQGTTILVTTHYMEEAEKLCDRIAMVCDGRIRALGKPNVLLEGLATNYLAFESFDVDLDVLAALPGVIHVEKSGDQVRIQTENLQRSAYLVLKECEERAWKVTAFRFERGTLEDLFVHLLKENSA